In a genomic window of Paraburkholderia phenazinium:
- the argS gene encoding arginine--tRNA ligase has product MPNQTLLQLLNARVQAALAAAGCADASANVQPASRPEHGDYQANGIMAAAKSRKLNPRALAQTVVEHLQLDGIASHIEIAGPGFINMTVAPDYLAGWVKTALDDEGGLAVPRVSGDAVQCVAIDYSSPNLAKEMHVGHLRSTVIGDALARVLRFVGHKVVAQNHVGDWGTQFGMLTACMDEAGPDDASNLALADLEVFYRHAKKRFDEDAAFANRARDYVVRLQGGDPRVLELWRRFLEVSMSHCEEIYRRLNVGLTPADVYGESAYNDDLPVVVADLQAKGLAVTSDGAQVVFLDEFSSKDGVPAAYIVQKQDGGYLYATTDLAAIRYRATTLKANRMLYVVDARQKLHFQQAFSVARQAGYVPAGVQLEHVGFGVVLGDDGKPFKTRSGDTVKLAELLAEATQRAFNLVTEKSPELPEAERQAVAQVVGIGAIKYFDLAKNRSTDYVFDWASMLSFEGNTAPYLQYAYTRIKSVLRRAGEWDVNAKVTLVEPAERQLALQLARFADAVLAVAQDALPNTLCAYLYELAAALMRFYEACPVLNATGETRTSRLQLCRLTADTLRTGLGLLGIEVLEAM; this is encoded by the coding sequence ATGCCGAATCAGACCCTGCTCCAGCTTCTCAATGCGCGCGTCCAGGCTGCCCTCGCGGCAGCCGGCTGTGCGGACGCCTCCGCCAATGTTCAGCCCGCCAGCCGTCCGGAACACGGCGACTATCAGGCCAACGGCATCATGGCCGCAGCCAAGTCGCGCAAGCTCAATCCGCGCGCGCTCGCGCAAACGGTGGTAGAGCATCTGCAGCTCGACGGCATTGCCAGCCACATCGAGATTGCCGGACCAGGCTTTATCAACATGACGGTCGCGCCGGACTACCTGGCCGGCTGGGTCAAAACCGCGCTCGACGACGAGGGCGGCCTCGCCGTCCCGCGCGTAAGCGGAGACGCCGTGCAATGCGTCGCGATCGATTACTCGTCGCCGAATCTCGCCAAGGAAATGCACGTTGGGCATCTGCGCTCAACCGTGATCGGCGATGCGTTGGCGAGAGTCCTGCGTTTCGTCGGCCACAAGGTCGTCGCGCAAAATCACGTGGGCGACTGGGGCACGCAATTCGGCATGCTGACGGCGTGCATGGACGAAGCCGGTCCCGACGACGCATCGAACCTCGCCCTCGCCGATCTCGAAGTGTTCTACCGGCATGCGAAAAAACGCTTCGACGAAGATGCGGCCTTCGCGAATCGGGCGCGGGACTACGTCGTCAGACTGCAAGGTGGCGATCCGCGCGTACTCGAGCTCTGGAGACGTTTTCTCGAGGTCTCCATGAGCCATTGCGAGGAGATCTATCGCCGGCTCAACGTGGGTCTGACGCCTGCGGACGTCTACGGCGAAAGCGCCTATAACGACGACCTGCCCGTGGTGGTGGCGGATCTGCAGGCCAAAGGGCTCGCCGTGACGAGCGACGGCGCACAGGTAGTCTTTCTCGACGAGTTCAGCAGCAAGGACGGCGTGCCGGCCGCGTACATCGTGCAGAAGCAGGATGGCGGCTACCTCTATGCCACCACCGACCTCGCCGCAATACGCTACCGCGCCACCACGCTGAAGGCCAACCGGATGCTCTACGTGGTCGACGCCCGGCAGAAGCTGCATTTCCAGCAGGCATTCTCCGTGGCGCGTCAGGCGGGTTACGTCCCGGCGGGTGTGCAACTGGAGCATGTCGGCTTCGGCGTGGTGCTCGGCGACGACGGCAAGCCGTTCAAGACCCGCAGCGGCGATACCGTCAAGCTCGCCGAACTCCTCGCGGAAGCCACCCAACGCGCCTTCAATCTCGTCACCGAGAAAAGTCCGGAGTTGCCGGAAGCGGAGCGGCAAGCGGTGGCCCAGGTCGTCGGCATCGGCGCGATCAAATACTTCGACCTCGCCAAGAACCGCAGTACCGATTACGTATTCGACTGGGCCAGCATGCTGTCCTTCGAAGGCAATACCGCGCCATACCTTCAGTATGCTTACACGCGTATCAAGAGCGTGTTGCGCCGCGCCGGCGAATGGGACGTCAATGCCAAGGTGACTCTCGTGGAACCCGCCGAGCGCCAACTCGCGCTGCAGTTGGCGCGCTTTGCCGACGCCGTGCTCGCAGTCGCGCAGGATGCCTTACCGAACACCCTATGCGCCTATCTGTACGAACTCGCGGCGGCCCTCATGCGCTTTTACGAAGCGTGTCCGGTACTTAACGCAACGGGCGAGACGCGCACGAGCCGGCTGCAGCTATGCCGGCTGACCGCCGATACGTTGCGCACCGGACTCGGACTGCTAGGTATCGAAGTTCTGGAAGCGATGTGA
- a CDS encoding TonB-dependent receptor, translated as MKQRALAIAIRRIIWAELALSAAIAVPAFAQSQPAATEATPATPATAPGGTTSGTTPPTPGTSGVTGTGTRAVKQLQTFQVTGSLIRSSDKVGFNQVQTVTQKDIQDSGATSVADFLRTTTANSANSWSEGQTGNFAAGAAGIALRGLSEKYTLVLIDGQRVAPFAFFSNSVDNFFDLNTLPLNTIDRIEIVKTGAVSQYGSDAIAGVVNIITKHDFQGLQLDGSYGSSVSDGAGNGTTKFSVLGGFGDLNSDRFNVTASASYYDNAGSTLADRDTTANQDFTNMPGGLSLLAPSYWNTANGAQALAGCPNGGSVRPAGTNYLGALAGGGTVCAANTANDTSIVPETQRLSAKVHADFKINDTTTAYADLWESHNQTTTNDGLWNNIVGNPETPTLIYSPGTGLSPFNNTVPLTNPYNTTGAATPLTYAFPAAVAEKTDSNFWRASTGVKGTFALPNGDWDWATSISHSQSTVDNTYTNQLNANALTNIFQNGTFNFANPASTPNGLNGLYQSATNEGISKLDTVDATLATPTLFHLPAGDVGIGFGAQFLHESEFISPGAEYLTGQVANVDLETVNGQRNVAAVYYQIDVPIIQNLTFSQSGRYDHYSDFGGAFSPRFALRYQPVQAMTMYASYNRGFRAPTFVEDSKSQTLGIQDLPSGTVTTITSGNPDLQPERTKNYNIGFELSPTRTTDVGLDWYKIRITNVIGEALAPSQIVTNPANGQTLYEVFPYENLGYLDTNGFEGTFRQSLPTKVGTFVLSADWAYVDAFNLGTPTGKVNGAGNNFTLTQPFGGSFPRWKGNTTLSWAYHQFNTALTWQFTGPYAQTLATQAATAPSDKVGSYSQFNLMVTYTGFKHWTIYGGMNNIFNRAPPFDPLWADNSLDQSGYDQSLYTYVGRFAQIGATYKF; from the coding sequence ATGAAACAAAGGGCATTAGCAATCGCCATTCGAAGAATAATCTGGGCTGAACTGGCACTCTCAGCCGCGATCGCCGTTCCGGCGTTCGCGCAAAGCCAGCCGGCTGCAACGGAGGCAACACCAGCAACGCCTGCCACGGCTCCAGGCGGTACCACCAGCGGCACCACGCCTCCAACGCCCGGCACCTCGGGCGTCACCGGCACCGGTACCCGCGCGGTGAAGCAGCTGCAAACCTTCCAGGTGACAGGCTCGCTGATCCGCAGTTCGGACAAGGTCGGCTTCAACCAGGTGCAGACGGTCACCCAGAAGGACATCCAGGACAGCGGCGCGACCAGCGTGGCCGACTTCCTGCGCACCACCACCGCCAACTCCGCGAATAGCTGGAGCGAAGGCCAGACCGGCAACTTCGCCGCAGGCGCCGCAGGTATCGCCTTGCGTGGTCTGAGTGAGAAATACACACTGGTCCTGATCGACGGGCAACGGGTCGCGCCGTTCGCGTTCTTCTCGAACAGCGTGGACAACTTTTTCGACCTGAACACGCTGCCGCTCAACACGATCGACCGCATCGAAATCGTCAAAACCGGTGCCGTGTCGCAGTACGGCTCGGACGCGATTGCGGGCGTGGTCAACATCATTACCAAGCACGACTTTCAAGGTCTGCAACTCGACGGCAGCTACGGCAGCTCAGTGAGCGACGGAGCCGGCAACGGCACGACGAAGTTCAGTGTGCTCGGCGGTTTCGGCGATCTGAACTCGGACCGCTTCAACGTCACCGCATCGGCCAGTTACTACGACAACGCCGGCTCCACGCTGGCGGATCGCGATACAACGGCCAATCAGGATTTCACCAACATGCCGGGCGGGCTGTCGTTGCTCGCGCCGTCGTACTGGAACACGGCGAACGGTGCGCAGGCGCTCGCGGGTTGCCCCAACGGCGGCTCGGTGCGTCCGGCCGGCACCAATTACCTTGGCGCGCTTGCAGGCGGCGGGACAGTGTGTGCCGCCAATACGGCCAACGACACCTCCATCGTGCCGGAGACGCAACGTCTGAGCGCGAAGGTTCACGCCGACTTCAAGATTAACGACACCACCACGGCGTACGCCGATCTGTGGGAGAGCCACAACCAGACCACGACCAACGACGGTCTGTGGAACAACATTGTCGGCAACCCGGAAACGCCGACACTGATCTATTCGCCGGGAACCGGTCTCAGCCCGTTCAACAATACGGTTCCGCTCACCAACCCGTACAACACGACTGGTGCGGCTACCCCGTTGACGTATGCGTTCCCGGCGGCGGTGGCCGAAAAGACGGATTCCAATTTCTGGCGCGCATCCACCGGCGTCAAGGGAACGTTCGCGTTACCGAACGGAGATTGGGATTGGGCGACCTCGATCAGCCACTCGCAAAGCACGGTCGACAATACGTACACGAACCAGCTCAATGCGAATGCGCTGACCAATATCTTCCAGAACGGCACGTTCAACTTCGCGAACCCGGCCTCGACGCCGAACGGCTTGAATGGTCTGTATCAGAGCGCCACGAACGAAGGGATTTCGAAGCTCGATACGGTCGACGCCACCTTGGCGACGCCGACCCTGTTCCACCTGCCTGCGGGCGATGTGGGTATCGGTTTCGGCGCGCAGTTCCTGCACGAGAGCGAGTTCATCAGCCCGGGCGCCGAGTATCTGACCGGCCAGGTTGCGAACGTGGATCTGGAAACTGTGAACGGCCAGCGTAACGTCGCCGCGGTCTACTACCAGATCGATGTGCCGATCATCCAGAACCTGACGTTCAGCCAGTCCGGCCGTTACGACCACTACAGCGATTTCGGCGGCGCGTTCTCGCCGCGTTTCGCCCTGCGCTATCAGCCGGTGCAGGCCATGACGATGTACGCGTCGTATAACCGCGGCTTCCGTGCACCGACCTTCGTCGAAGACAGCAAGTCGCAAACGCTGGGCATTCAGGATCTTCCGTCGGGGACCGTCACTACGATCACCTCGGGCAATCCGGATCTGCAGCCTGAACGCACGAAGAACTACAACATCGGCTTCGAACTCTCGCCGACCCGTACCACCGACGTGGGCCTCGACTGGTACAAGATCCGCATCACCAACGTGATCGGCGAAGCGCTCGCCCCGTCGCAGATCGTCACGAACCCGGCCAACGGTCAGACCCTCTACGAAGTGTTCCCGTACGAGAATCTGGGCTACCTCGATACGAACGGCTTCGAAGGCACCTTCCGCCAGTCGTTGCCGACGAAGGTCGGTACGTTCGTGTTGTCGGCCGACTGGGCTTACGTCGATGCGTTCAACCTCGGCACACCGACGGGCAAGGTCAACGGCGCAGGCAACAACTTCACGCTGACCCAACCGTTCGGCGGCAGCTTCCCGCGCTGGAAGGGCAATACGACGCTGTCATGGGCGTATCACCAGTTCAACACCGCGCTGACCTGGCAGTTCACCGGACCGTATGCCCAGACGCTCGCAACTCAGGCCGCGACCGCACCGTCGGACAAGGTCGGTTCGTACAGCCAGTTCAACCTGATGGTGACGTACACGGGCTTCAAGCACTGGACCATCTACGGTGGCATGAACAACATCTTCAATCGTGCGCCTCCGTTCGATCCGCTCTGGGCCGACAACTCGCTTGATCAGTCCGGTTACGACCAGTCGCTGTACACCTACGTTGGCCGCTTCGCCCAGATCGGCGCGACGTACAAGTTCTGA
- a CDS encoding HD domain-containing protein, producing MTQPAFFPFQDLARTLLPHAGDASGDGSHDTSHLQRVWKNAAAIQAEDGGDAQVLFAATILHDCVPTEKNSPLRAQASRLSADKAARVLSALDWPQAQIDAVAHAVAAHSFSAGIEPLTLEAKTLQDADRLDAIGMLGVARCFYVAGRMGSALYDPLDPHASERPLDDRRYALDHFRAKLLKLVSGFRTDTGARLARVRHERLQRFLDEFADEI from the coding sequence ATGACACAACCCGCATTTTTCCCGTTTCAGGATCTGGCTCGAACCTTGTTGCCGCACGCGGGCGACGCGAGCGGCGACGGTTCGCACGACACGTCGCATTTGCAGCGTGTCTGGAAGAACGCAGCGGCCATTCAGGCCGAGGACGGCGGCGACGCGCAGGTCCTGTTCGCCGCCACGATCCTGCACGACTGCGTTCCCACCGAGAAAAATTCGCCGTTGCGTGCTCAGGCCTCGCGTCTGTCCGCTGACAAAGCCGCCCGTGTGCTGAGCGCGCTCGATTGGCCGCAGGCGCAGATAGACGCCGTGGCGCACGCGGTGGCCGCGCACAGTTTTTCGGCCGGCATCGAGCCGCTGACGCTGGAGGCGAAAACGTTGCAGGATGCGGATCGGCTCGACGCGATCGGCATGCTGGGGGTGGCGCGATGTTTCTATGTGGCGGGCCGGATGGGGAGTGCCTTATACGACCCGCTCGATCCGCACGCATCGGAGCGGCCGCTCGACGACCGTCGCTATGCACTCGATCATTTTCGCGCGAAGCTGCTCAAGCTGGTATCGGGCTTCCGGACCGACACAGGGGCCCGGCTGGCGCGCGTGCGTCATGAGCGCTTGCAGCGCTTTCTCGACGAATTCGCGGATGAAATCTGA
- a CDS encoding AraC family transcriptional regulator, which yields MTQPLISPQQAQSAHGPFLIAVEQTGDDVRVTPSHGHARGQLLGALRGLLSVGVDNQQWVVPAIHAVWIPPHRTHALRSHGAYAGWSVYIEEAACAPLPAEPCTVRTSALLREAVRRAASWRSAVLDAPQLRVAGVIVDEILSLPRERLGLPMPRDARLQRIAQALTDDLADNRRLEQWAQWAALSPRTLSRRFVDETGFSFAEWRQQARLLRALEMLAADLPVTTVALELGYDNVSAFIAMFKRALGSTPSRYFHSSAADPAPPSATTTATDADA from the coding sequence ATGACCCAACCGCTGATTTCCCCGCAACAGGCGCAGTCCGCTCACGGACCCTTCCTGATCGCTGTCGAACAGACCGGCGACGACGTGCGCGTCACGCCTTCGCACGGTCACGCGCGCGGCCAGTTGCTGGGTGCGCTGCGCGGGCTGTTGTCGGTCGGCGTCGACAACCAGCAATGGGTCGTGCCCGCCATCCACGCGGTCTGGATTCCGCCGCATCGTACGCATGCGCTTCGCTCGCACGGCGCCTATGCGGGCTGGAGCGTCTATATCGAGGAAGCGGCCTGCGCGCCGCTGCCCGCCGAACCTTGCACGGTACGGACGTCCGCCTTGCTGCGCGAGGCCGTGCGGCGTGCCGCCAGTTGGCGCAGTGCGGTCCTGGACGCGCCGCAACTGCGGGTGGCGGGGGTGATCGTCGACGAAATCCTGAGCCTGCCGCGCGAGCGTCTGGGCTTGCCGATGCCGCGCGACGCCCGCTTGCAACGCATCGCGCAGGCGCTCACCGACGATCTGGCGGACAACCGGCGCCTCGAACAATGGGCGCAATGGGCCGCGCTCTCACCGCGCACCTTGAGTCGCCGCTTCGTCGACGAGACGGGCTTCAGTTTCGCCGAGTGGCGGCAGCAGGCGCGCCTGTTGCGTGCGCTCGAAATGCTCGCTGCGGATCTGCCGGTCACGACCGTCGCGCTCGAACTCGGTTACGACAACGTGAGTGCCTTTATTGCGATGTTCAAGCGCGCGCTGGGCAGCACACCAAGCCGGTATTTTCATTCGTCGGCTGCAGACCCCGCGCCGCCGTCCGCCACCACGACGGCGACGGACGCTGACGCATAG
- a CDS encoding PXPV repeat protein: MKNASFQLSTASAWLASTASAVRVRLTIKKLALAACAAVSVLGCAPASAWTSRGTAYTSRGTYNGAHAGSCGGGSCSHAGGVAGPWGGVATNTGTVTRTAPGQFSNSGTATGRYGNSVQHAGDTSCAGGTCSHTGTLTGPDGKTASTSGSVTRDAPGQYSSTGSVTGSSGNTYNHAASTNCAGNSCYRSGTVTGPDGGTVDHSGSATRVAPGVVTTSSSVTGVHGNTVTSSGTVVAGGTVTTGGVVVAGGTVTTGGTAVVVRAPAVVVAPPVAYVPPPPVVYVPPPPPPAVYVAPRVVYVAPRPVYVAPRPVVWVPGHWYGGIWIPAHWS; encoded by the coding sequence GTGAAAAACGCCTCGTTTCAGCTTTCCACCGCCAGCGCCTGGCTGGCTTCCACCGCTAGCGCCGTGCGTGTTCGCCTCACCATCAAGAAGCTCGCCCTTGCGGCGTGCGCGGCAGTGTCGGTGCTCGGCTGCGCGCCGGCCTCGGCCTGGACCTCGCGCGGCACGGCCTACACTTCGCGCGGCACGTATAACGGCGCGCACGCCGGCTCTTGCGGCGGCGGAAGCTGCTCGCACGCGGGCGGCGTCGCCGGCCCCTGGGGCGGTGTGGCTACCAATACCGGCACTGTGACGCGTACGGCGCCGGGGCAGTTTTCGAACTCGGGCACCGCGACCGGACGCTATGGCAATTCGGTCCAGCATGCCGGCGATACCAGTTGCGCCGGTGGGACCTGTTCGCACACGGGCACGCTGACCGGTCCCGACGGCAAGACCGCCAGCACCTCCGGCAGCGTGACGCGCGATGCGCCTGGGCAGTATTCGTCCACCGGCTCGGTCACCGGGTCGAGCGGCAACACGTACAACCATGCGGCTTCGACTAATTGCGCGGGCAATTCCTGTTATCGCTCGGGGACGGTGACCGGTCCGGACGGCGGTACCGTCGATCATTCCGGCAGCGCCACGCGCGTAGCGCCGGGTGTGGTGACGACGTCGAGCAGCGTGACGGGGGTGCACGGCAACACCGTCACGAGCAGCGGCACGGTGGTCGCCGGCGGTACGGTTACAACGGGCGGTGTGGTGGTCGCCGGCGGTACCGTCACGACGGGCGGCACCGCGGTGGTGGTGCGTGCGCCGGCGGTCGTCGTGGCGCCGCCTGTCGCTTATGTACCGCCGCCCCCGGTGGTCTATGTGCCGCCGCCTCCGCCGCCCGCCGTGTATGTCGCACCCCGTGTGGTCTACGTCGCGCCGCGTCCGGTCTACGTCGCACCGCGTCCTGTGGTGTGGGTGCCGGGTCACTGGTATGGCGGTATCTGGATTCCGGCTCACTGGTCATGA
- a CDS encoding methyl-accepting chemotaxis protein — protein sequence MERFRLKVRLWLAVAVMCMGILAIGLWGAFKARETMIAGREAELKSVVSVAYGVVNRYNELAAAGTLPLADAQRNALADLKAMHYDGSGGYLVITDAHAKVLMHGVRSELDGKDMSQFTDPTGHHVFQEGSDLAERNGEGFMNLQFMKPVTNKMAPKVNYVRLFKPWDWTIITGVFTDDIDAAFYLTLVQYVVAALFLCVAVSIVIGLIARSILRQLGGEPAYAAQIATRIADGELDVVVATRNGDDTSLLAAMQRMQLRLAQAIAQIRGGATLLSTVSGEIASGNADLSRRTEEQATALGETAASMEQITATVKQNADNARQASQLAHNASETAVRGGDVVGKVVETMHGISQSSLRIGDIIGVIEGIAFQTNILALNAAVEAARAGEEGRGFAVVAGEVRNLAQRSAAAAKEIKALIEESAAQIAGGSQFVERAGETMQEVVQAVRRVTDIMGEISAASVEQSSGIEQVNIAVASMDRTTQQNAALVEQASASAEVLKEQTAQLEAAIAVFTLPEGSVQIH from the coding sequence ATGGAACGCTTTCGGCTCAAGGTACGGCTCTGGCTGGCGGTGGCGGTCATGTGCATGGGAATTCTGGCGATCGGCCTGTGGGGCGCCTTCAAGGCCCGCGAGACGATGATCGCAGGCCGCGAGGCCGAACTGAAAAGCGTGGTGAGCGTGGCGTATGGCGTGGTGAATCGCTATAACGAGCTTGCCGCGGCGGGTACCCTGCCGCTCGCCGACGCGCAGCGCAACGCACTCGCCGATCTGAAGGCGATGCACTACGACGGCTCGGGCGGCTATCTGGTGATCACGGACGCCCACGCGAAAGTGTTGATGCACGGCGTGCGCAGCGAGCTCGACGGCAAGGACATGAGCCAGTTCACGGATCCCACGGGTCATCACGTGTTCCAGGAAGGCTCGGATCTGGCTGAACGTAACGGCGAAGGCTTCATGAATCTGCAGTTCATGAAACCGGTTACCAATAAAATGGCGCCGAAGGTGAACTATGTCCGGCTCTTCAAGCCATGGGACTGGACCATCATCACCGGGGTGTTTACCGACGACATCGACGCCGCGTTTTATCTGACGCTCGTGCAGTACGTCGTGGCGGCGCTGTTTCTGTGCGTGGCGGTGTCGATTGTGATCGGGCTGATCGCCCGCAGCATTCTGCGCCAGCTCGGCGGCGAGCCGGCCTATGCCGCGCAGATCGCAACCCGCATCGCCGACGGCGAGCTCGACGTCGTGGTCGCGACCCGCAACGGCGACGACACCAGCCTGCTCGCGGCCATGCAGCGAATGCAGTTGCGCCTCGCCCAGGCGATTGCGCAAATCCGCGGCGGCGCCACGTTACTTTCCACGGTCTCCGGCGAAATTGCTTCCGGCAATGCGGACCTGTCGCGCCGTACGGAAGAGCAGGCCACCGCGCTCGGCGAAACGGCCGCCAGCATGGAGCAGATCACGGCGACCGTGAAGCAGAACGCGGACAACGCCAGGCAGGCCAGCCAACTGGCGCACAACGCATCGGAGACGGCGGTGCGCGGCGGCGACGTGGTGGGCAAGGTGGTCGAGACGATGCACGGCATCTCGCAGTCGTCGCTCCGGATCGGCGACATCATTGGCGTGATCGAAGGGATCGCGTTTCAGACCAACATCCTCGCCCTCAATGCGGCGGTCGAGGCGGCGCGCGCCGGCGAGGAAGGGCGCGGGTTTGCGGTGGTGGCGGGCGAGGTGCGCAATCTGGCGCAACGCAGCGCGGCCGCGGCAAAGGAAATCAAGGCCTTGATCGAGGAGTCGGCCGCGCAGATCGCAGGCGGCTCGCAGTTCGTCGAGCGAGCGGGCGAGACCATGCAGGAAGTCGTGCAGGCGGTGCGGCGCGTGACGGACATCATGGGCGAAATCAGCGCGGCCTCGGTGGAACAAAGTTCGGGTATCGAGCAGGTGAACATCGCGGTCGCGAGCATGGACCGCACGACCCAGCAAAATGCGGCGCTGGTGGAACAGGCGAGCGCATCCGCAGAGGTCCTGAAAGAACAGACCGCCCAGCTCGAAGCGGCCATCGCGGTCTTTACGCTGCCTGAGGGCAGCGTGCAAATACATTGA
- the tehA gene encoding dicarboxylate transporter/tellurite-resistance protein TehA, with translation MNTHRGPMPVAFFGIAVGLFALANAWRVASRIWPVPASVAQLLTLGAFAVWLVLGAAYAHKWIAHRAEARAELQHPVQSSFVALVPVSALLAAGALLNYSHVAAVALFWLAAASGLALGVFLQGRLWQGGRAPELVTPAVYLPAVATNFVAATASAAFGWHQLGMLFFGAGVLSWLAIESLILHRAAVHEALPEALRPTLGIQLAPPVVGGVAYLSLTSGAPDLFAYLLLGYGIYQALLLLRLLPWIRQQAFAPSYWAFSFGVAALPTMAMRMVERGASGQEAWLAAGLFVLANLAIAVLVVMTLRQLWQGKLLPASAPAAAVRPQSPGGARPAAAAVGAH, from the coding sequence ATGAATACGCATCGTGGACCCATGCCGGTCGCTTTCTTCGGCATCGCAGTCGGGTTGTTTGCATTGGCCAATGCGTGGCGCGTGGCGAGCCGGATCTGGCCGGTACCGGCGAGCGTCGCGCAACTGTTGACGCTTGGCGCGTTCGCCGTGTGGCTGGTGCTTGGGGCAGCCTACGCGCATAAGTGGATCGCGCACCGCGCCGAGGCACGCGCCGAACTGCAGCACCCGGTGCAATCGTCGTTTGTCGCGCTTGTACCGGTTTCCGCCTTGCTGGCCGCCGGGGCGTTGCTGAACTATTCGCACGTCGCGGCGGTGGCGTTGTTCTGGCTTGCTGCCGCGAGCGGACTGGCGCTGGGTGTGTTCCTGCAAGGCCGCCTCTGGCAGGGCGGACGCGCGCCGGAACTGGTCACGCCGGCGGTCTATCTGCCCGCCGTCGCCACCAACTTCGTGGCCGCGACGGCTTCCGCCGCGTTCGGCTGGCACCAGTTGGGCATGCTGTTCTTCGGCGCCGGCGTGCTGTCGTGGCTCGCCATCGAATCGCTGATCCTGCATCGCGCCGCCGTCCACGAAGCCTTGCCCGAGGCGCTGCGCCCCACCTTGGGAATTCAACTGGCCCCGCCCGTCGTGGGCGGTGTGGCCTACCTGAGCCTGACGAGCGGCGCGCCCGACCTGTTCGCCTACCTGCTGCTCGGCTACGGCATCTATCAGGCTCTGTTGCTGCTGCGCCTGTTGCCGTGGATTCGCCAGCAGGCCTTTGCACCGTCGTACTGGGCCTTCAGCTTCGGCGTCGCCGCCTTGCCGACGATGGCCATGCGCATGGTCGAACGCGGTGCGAGCGGTCAGGAAGCATGGTTGGCGGCCGGCCTGTTCGTGCTCGCGAACCTCGCAATCGCCGTGCTCGTCGTCATGACGCTGCGTCAATTGTGGCAAGGCAAGCTGCTGCCCGCGAGTGCGCCGGCTGCGGCTGTCCGGCCCCAGTCGCCTGGCGGCGCGCGGCCTGCCGCGGCGGCCGTCGGCGCCCACTGA
- a CDS encoding PRC-barrel domain-containing protein, translated as MALHKAVWVAVALAASINAHAQVAGTQPLSVTVEQSQALLQGWSVKKSVLGKAVYNDQNEKIGSVRDLIVAPDGSVSAAILSAGGFLGVATHDVAVPIAALDVRGGNLYLPGATKDALKATPEFQYAKVQTPPKPKKVQAQ; from the coding sequence ATGGCTTTGCACAAGGCAGTATGGGTAGCAGTGGCACTTGCAGCATCGATCAACGCGCATGCACAGGTCGCCGGCACACAGCCTCTGAGCGTCACCGTCGAGCAGTCCCAGGCACTTCTGCAGGGCTGGAGCGTCAAGAAAAGCGTGCTGGGCAAAGCGGTCTATAACGACCAGAACGAAAAGATCGGCTCGGTGCGCGATCTGATCGTCGCCCCGGACGGCTCCGTCTCGGCGGCGATCCTGTCGGCGGGCGGTTTCCTCGGCGTCGCCACGCACGACGTCGCCGTCCCCATCGCCGCGCTCGACGTCCGCGGCGGCAATCTGTATCTGCCCGGCGCCACCAAGGACGCGCTGAAGGCGACGCCGGAGTTCCAGTACGCCAAGGTGCAAACGCCGCCCAAGCCCAAGAAGGTTCAGGCACAGTAA